One Eubacteriales bacterium mix99 genomic window carries:
- a CDS encoding sugar ABC transporter permease codes for MSRETKMMKNVSAVGRPRLEKKEFFGRYFLKNYDMYLLMVPALVFVILFHIIPMYGITLAFKDYNLFAADTPWKSIGASPWVGFKYFINVFARSDFKRALTNTLLISFYKIIFIFPIPILFAIFLNEVRSVKFQKGLQLVVYLPHFLSWAVVAGLFVTLLSSTGPVNKMLVDLGFEKVKFMMDNSVFRKVLIFSDGWKEIGWSSIIYFAAIAGLDQECYEAAVVDGASRFQQIWYITLPGLLPTVVMMLIMRMGSIMDAGFGQIFAMYNPTVYDSADIIGTYVYRMGLGKMDFSTGTAVGLFNSVIGLILVLSSNRFAKKATGKSIW; via the coding sequence ATGAGCAGAGAAACGAAAATGATGAAAAATGTATCGGCTGTGGGAAGGCCACGGCTCGAAAAAAAGGAATTCTTCGGAAGATATTTTCTTAAGAATTATGACATGTATCTTTTGATGGTCCCGGCATTGGTGTTTGTAATACTGTTTCATATCATACCCATGTATGGGATTACTCTTGCATTCAAGGACTATAATCTTTTTGCAGCGGACACCCCCTGGAAGTCCATCGGTGCCAGTCCGTGGGTGGGATTCAAGTATTTTATCAATGTATTTGCCCGTTCGGATTTCAAACGGGCACTGACCAATACACTGCTCATCAGCTTCTACAAGATCATCTTTATCTTTCCGATCCCCATTTTGTTTGCGATTTTCCTGAATGAGGTCCGAAGTGTGAAGTTTCAGAAAGGACTGCAGTTGGTTGTCTATCTGCCGCATTTTCTTTCCTGGGCGGTTGTTGCCGGCCTGTTCGTTACCTTGCTGAGTTCTACGGGGCCTGTCAATAAGATGTTGGTGGATCTGGGATTTGAGAAAGTGAAGTTTATGATGGACAACAGCGTTTTCCGAAAGGTTCTGATTTTTTCCGATGGGTGGAAGGAAATCGGATGGAGTTCGATTATCTACTTCGCCGCCATAGCCGGACTGGATCAGGAATGCTATGAGGCCGCTGTGGTGGACGGTGCCTCCCGTTTCCAGCAGATATGGTATATTACACTGCCGGGACTGCTTCCCACTGTGGTCATGATGCTGATCATGCGGATGGGAAGTATTATGGATGCCGGGTTTGGACAGATTTTTGCCATGTATAACCCGACGGTTTATGATTCGGCAGATATCATTGGAACTTATGTATATCGGATGGGCCTTGGCAAGATGGATTTCAGCACCGGCACGGCGGTTGGGCTGTTCAACTCCGTCATTGGACTGATCCTGGTCCTGTCTTCCAATCGATTTGCCAAAAAGGCCACCGGGAAAAGTATCTGGTAG
- a CDS encoding carbohydrate ABC transporter permease, translated as MKEKKKRKVTAFDVINITVMCLFGVVTLLPVLQVVAKAFSSEGPVIAGLVSFWPIDPQIDTVLYVLKKPEFGSSFRVSVIVTILGTLIAMLLTVSVAYPLSKPKLRGRKFFLYIFVFVMLFNAGMVPNYLMYRSLKLTNTIWALVFSGAFSVFNMFIVKNYFESLPETIEEAAKIDGASNMCTLIRIVLPMSLPVLATVTLFYGVGFWNNYMSGVLYITDASLKPLQQYLYDLITEAMNTIDETGNIADIDSAMNLTGESVRSATIVVSTLPILILYPFLQKYFVKGMTIGSVKG; from the coding sequence ATGAAAGAGAAAAAGAAAAGGAAAGTTACGGCATTTGATGTGATCAATATCACGGTCATGTGTCTGTTTGGAGTGGTAACCCTGCTTCCTGTGCTGCAGGTGGTGGCCAAGGCCTTCAGCTCGGAGGGACCGGTGATTGCAGGTCTGGTATCCTTCTGGCCCATTGATCCGCAGATTGATACGGTGCTCTATGTTTTAAAGAAGCCGGAGTTCGGCAGCTCCTTCCGGGTTTCGGTCATCGTTACCATACTGGGCACTTTGATTGCCATGCTGCTGACGGTTTCTGTGGCGTACCCGCTCTCCAAGCCAAAGCTGAGGGGACGGAAGTTCTTTTTGTACATCTTTGTGTTTGTGATGCTGTTCAATGCCGGCATGGTTCCCAATTATCTGATGTACCGGTCCCTGAAACTGACCAATACCATATGGGCCCTGGTGTTTTCCGGTGCCTTTTCGGTGTTCAATATGTTCATCGTAAAGAATTACTTTGAATCCCTGCCGGAGACCATAGAGGAAGCGGCAAAGATAGACGGGGCATCCAATATGTGTACCTTGATCCGGATTGTGCTTCCCATGTCGCTGCCGGTATTGGCAACAGTGACCCTGTTTTATGGGGTGGGTTTCTGGAACAATTACATGTCCGGGGTTCTGTATATCACGGATGCTTCGCTGAAGCCCCTGCAGCAGTATCTGTATGACCTGATTACCGAGGCGATGAACACCATTGATGAAACCGGGAACATTGCGGACATTGACTCTGCCATGAATCTGACGGGAGAGAGTGTCCGTTCCGCTACCATTGTGGTATCCACGCTGCCCATCCTGATCCTTTATCCCTTCCTGCAGAAGTATTTTGTGAAGGGCATGACTATAGGATCCGTAAAAGGATAA
- a CDS encoding glycoside hydrolase family 130 protein translates to MPQMMPEYKTSPVIQRYNDGAPVLSAKDIPYQADCVFNAGVAKYEGKYVMVFRNDYGSIPGRGFRGCNLGIAFSEDGKKWSVRKKPFLTAGDMGDPEITRVYDPRLTILDGRAYLCFAVDTKHGLRGGIAVTEDFEKIEVLSMTVPDNRNMVLFPEKIHDRYVRLERPFPVYSRGGKDRFDIWMSFSPDLRYWGDSKLVLTVEDVPFANDKTGPGAPPVKTKYGWLTLFHAVQRDDSRGKNGWDDKWTKCYCAGIMLLDPEDPEKVIGLSKFPLIAPETEWETEKGFRTNVIFPGGMIVEDDGEVKIYYGASDTVECLATAGLEDLIALCKPPCS, encoded by the coding sequence ATGCCACAAATGATGCCGGAATATAAAACAAGCCCGGTTATTCAGCGGTACAACGATGGTGCTCCGGTACTTTCCGCCAAAGATATCCCCTATCAGGCTGACTGTGTCTTCAATGCAGGTGTCGCCAAATACGAGGGGAAATATGTCATGGTTTTCCGAAACGATTATGGTTCTATACCCGGACGTGGTTTTCGCGGGTGCAATCTTGGCATTGCATTCAGTGAAGACGGAAAGAAGTGGTCTGTGAGGAAAAAGCCTTTTCTGACTGCCGGGGATATGGGAGATCCGGAGATTACAAGAGTGTATGATCCCAGACTGACGATTCTCGACGGACGGGCGTATCTGTGTTTTGCAGTGGATACCAAACATGGCTTACGGGGCGGGATCGCTGTAACAGAGGACTTTGAAAAAATCGAAGTGCTTTCCATGACAGTCCCGGATAATCGCAACATGGTGCTGTTCCCGGAAAAGATCCATGACAGATATGTACGGCTGGAGCGGCCATTTCCTGTTTACTCCCGGGGCGGTAAGGATCGGTTTGATATCTGGATGTCCTTTTCGCCGGACCTGCGCTATTGGGGGGATTCCAAACTGGTCCTGACCGTGGAAGATGTACCGTTTGCCAATGACAAAACAGGACCCGGGGCGCCGCCGGTCAAAACAAAATATGGTTGGCTCACATTGTTTCATGCAGTCCAGCGTGACGATAGCCGGGGCAAAAATGGCTGGGACGATAAGTGGACCAAATGCTATTGCGCCGGCATTATGCTGTTGGATCCGGAAGATCCTGAAAAGGTGATTGGTTTGTCCAAATTCCCCCTGATCGCACCGGAAACCGAGTGGGAAACGGAGAAGGGGTTCCGTACCAACGTGATTTTTCCGGGTGGAATGATTGTGGAAGACGACGGCGAGGTAAAAATTTACTATGGAGCTTCGGATACCGTGGAGTGTCTGGCAACAGCCGGCTTGGAAGATCTGATCGCACTTTGCAAACCGCCCTGCAGCTGA
- a CDS encoding FAD-dependent oxidoreductase, which produces MNSEYQFTDTADVVVCGAGTAGSIAAIAAAREGKTVALIEQFGIAGGSAPLSLVTPMMHTHIRGNPMNSCLSQEINERLLELGAASGDGSSFDPLVISIVLEDLLVKANVRILYHTLITDVKREGNVIRGIVVHNKSGRGRITGKVYIDATGDGDVSCLAKAGFAAGEEETVKNQPVSLRYMIGGIDIPKFRDFLQQYENRDQPEEYDPNRGISTAMTIPNTGKWPLEPVFLDAVEKGDITREDATYWQVFSVPGRKDCLAFNCPEFFENTNGTDNRDLTYVQLHGKKAILRQLRFYRKYFEGFDDAYISDISAMVGIRESRRIVADYNLTAEDVLSHRKFEDAIAQSNYPVDIHGRKLRNIKIRQNNEDTRPFYEIPYRCLAVKGIANLLVAGRCIGSDFIAQSSLRIMPTCRAMGEACGIAAAISLNENVGIHELDGVRVRNLMKEKGARFV; this is translated from the coding sequence ATGAATTCAGAATATCAGTTTACCGATACGGCAGATGTTGTGGTATGCGGTGCCGGAACGGCTGGTTCCATAGCGGCCATTGCAGCGGCAAGAGAAGGGAAAACCGTTGCTCTGATCGAGCAGTTTGGTATTGCAGGGGGAAGTGCACCTTTGTCCCTGGTAACGCCGATGATGCACACCCATATCAGGGGGAATCCCATGAATTCCTGTTTGAGTCAGGAGATCAATGAAAGATTGTTGGAGCTGGGGGCTGCCAGCGGAGATGGATCTTCGTTTGATCCGCTAGTGATCTCCATTGTTCTGGAAGATTTGTTGGTAAAGGCAAACGTCAGAATTCTTTATCATACGTTGATTACCGATGTAAAAAGAGAAGGCAATGTGATCCGGGGGATCGTCGTCCATAACAAATCCGGAAGAGGCCGGATCACCGGAAAGGTTTATATCGATGCGACGGGAGACGGGGATGTTTCCTGCCTGGCAAAGGCCGGTTTTGCTGCCGGAGAGGAAGAGACGGTAAAGAACCAGCCGGTTTCCCTTCGGTATATGATCGGAGGGATTGATATCCCAAAATTCCGGGACTTTCTGCAGCAATATGAGAATCGGGATCAGCCGGAGGAGTACGATCCGAACCGGGGGATCAGTACCGCCATGACCATACCCAATACAGGGAAATGGCCTCTTGAGCCTGTATTTCTGGATGCGGTGGAAAAAGGGGACATTACCCGGGAAGATGCGACTTATTGGCAGGTATTCAGCGTACCCGGCCGGAAGGACTGCCTGGCATTCAATTGCCCGGAGTTTTTTGAAAATACAAACGGAACGGACAATAGGGATCTCACGTATGTTCAGCTGCACGGGAAGAAAGCAATTCTTCGCCAGCTGCGCTTTTACAGGAAATATTTCGAAGGGTTTGACGATGCGTATATCTCCGATATTTCTGCCATGGTAGGTATTCGGGAATCCCGCAGGATCGTTGCAGATTATAATCTGACAGCGGAGGATGTGCTTTCTCACCGCAAATTCGAAGATGCCATTGCGCAGTCCAACTATCCGGTGGATATTCATGGAAGAAAGCTTCGCAATATAAAGATCCGGCAAAATAATGAAGATACCCGGCCCTTTTATGAAATTCCTTACCGCTGTCTGGCAGTCAAAGGGATTGCCAATCTGCTGGTGGCGGGAAGATGTATCGGTTCGGACTTTATTGCTCAGAGTTCGCTCCGCATCATGCCTACCTGCAGAGCCATGGGAGAAGCCTGTGGGATTGCAGCGGCCATCTCCTTAAATGAAAATGTTGGAATCCACGAACTGGACGGTGTCAGGGTGCGAAACCTCATGAAGGAGAAAGGCGCTCGATTTGTTTGA
- a CDS encoding sugar-binding protein produces the protein MVSNEPVKITDGAYCLPEEKLVNWGASYHDFGKIPSAFGLPIDIAFITSDNACVTHYEILTSAVDAGDGSGEGCLSDHYGIYMKFVPGRKCETIRPVPEGEPAGTKDLKAAYGSAEVDGKKDSAYDNSTAARVNVGVSGSAVADAQAHGTVSTVYDDKYLYCFAEVADTTPCDKVALNEVQDDVSEGVCFFFDYLNTPETDERYPVDGEQGGLRVGFASLTDETIEPKEREAGMPHAYAAVKTDKGYNIELRVGLSESLRERIWKGNDVSIGIGFQINDDINNDGVRDMVCFSSPGINYEWKSEEPESGGCKGFQDILLAFW, from the coding sequence ATGGTTTCCAATGAACCGGTGAAGATCACAGACGGCGCTTATTGCCTGCCGGAAGAGAAGCTGGTAAACTGGGGCGCGTCGTATCACGATTTCGGAAAGATTCCCAGTGCGTTTGGCCTTCCGATTGATATTGCCTTTATCACATCAGACAATGCCTGTGTGACACATTATGAGATCCTGACTTCTGCAGTGGATGCAGGTGATGGAAGCGGCGAAGGCTGTCTGTCGGACCATTACGGGATTTATATGAAATTTGTCCCGGGACGCAAATGTGAGACAATTCGTCCTGTGCCGGAAGGGGAACCAGCTGGCACCAAAGATCTGAAAGCAGCATACGGCAGCGCAGAGGTGGACGGCAAGAAAGACAGCGCATATGACAACAGCACAGCTGCCCGGGTGAATGTGGGTGTGAGCGGTTCAGCAGTGGCTGATGCACAGGCCCACGGGACAGTGAGCACGGTTTATGATGACAAATATCTTTATTGCTTTGCCGAGGTCGCCGATACCACCCCCTGTGACAAGGTCGCTTTGAATGAGGTACAGGATGATGTCAGCGAAGGGGTTTGTTTTTTCTTTGATTATCTGAACACACCGGAAACCGATGAACGATATCCGGTAGACGGGGAGCAGGGCGGCCTGCGCGTCGGATTTGCGTCTCTGACCGATGAAACGATCGAGCCGAAAGAACGTGAGGCAGGCATGCCCCATGCCTATGCTGCAGTGAAAACGGACAAAGGGTATAATATTGAGCTGCGTGTCGGATTAAGCGAGTCTCTCAGGGAACGGATCTGGAAGGGCAACGATGTTTCCATTGGCATTGGGTTCCAGATCAACGATGACATCAATAACGACGGTGTACGGGACATGGTTTGTTTTTCCTCTCCCGGCATCAATTATGAGTGGAAATCGGAGGAGCCTGAGTCAGGTGGATGCAAGGGGTTTCAGGATATCCTGCTGGCTTTCTGGTGA
- a CDS encoding class II aldolase/adducin family protein has translation MKHFGYMHPADQLVIFMQRIYQRGLTTTSGGNLSVLDDDRDVWITPSGIDKGSLTRRDIMRVLPDGKTEGIHTPSVELPFHKKIYEKRPDIKAIIHAHSPALIAFSLVRKIPGTRFTPDIHFTCGKVGIAAYAVPGSRELGDNIAEKFSEGCDMVILENHGVVVGSTDLSHAYAMFEALEFAARTEIEAGKMSGPVELTKEQLEMAKCEQTERYAEPQKTFSSEERDARRNICAFTHRAYDQFLFTCTQGIFSQRLTDGTFLTAPRSADRKYMEEADILHIGRNPKESGSGQNCFIGLIQAIYQKHPDIHSVVIARSPNIMAFAITHNELETKTIPESYLQLRNIKKIPFESIFRHPEETAAMFSVKIPILLAENNCILVTGNSLLNTYDRLEVAEYSARAILSAKTLGDLVPINDQQVRDIEVAFHMK, from the coding sequence ATGAAACACTTCGGTTACATGCATCCTGCCGACCAGCTGGTCATCTTTATGCAAAGGATTTATCAGCGCGGCCTCACCACCACCTCCGGCGGAAATTTATCCGTACTGGATGATGACAGAGATGTCTGGATCACCCCAAGCGGGATTGACAAGGGATCCCTTACCAGAAGGGATATCATGCGGGTTCTGCCCGACGGGAAGACAGAAGGCATACATACACCTTCCGTAGAGCTACCCTTTCATAAAAAAATCTATGAAAAGCGCCCCGACATCAAAGCCATCATCCACGCCCATTCCCCGGCATTGATTGCATTCAGTCTCGTCCGGAAGATCCCGGGTACCCGGTTCACACCCGACATTCATTTTACCTGCGGGAAAGTCGGAATAGCGGCATATGCCGTTCCGGGCAGCAGGGAACTGGGTGACAACATCGCGGAAAAGTTCAGTGAAGGCTGTGACATGGTCATATTGGAAAACCATGGCGTGGTGGTGGGAAGTACCGATCTTTCCCATGCATACGCGATGTTTGAAGCTCTGGAATTTGCCGCCCGTACGGAAATTGAAGCAGGAAAAATGTCCGGCCCGGTGGAGCTGACAAAGGAACAGCTGGAAATGGCAAAATGCGAACAAACTGAACGGTACGCGGAACCTCAGAAGACCTTTTCCAGCGAAGAACGGGATGCCCGCCGGAATATATGCGCATTTACGCACAGAGCCTATGACCAATTCCTGTTTACCTGCACGCAGGGGATCTTCTCACAGCGTCTTACGGATGGAACTTTTCTGACTGCGCCTCGTTCTGCCGATCGAAAATATATGGAGGAAGCGGATATCCTGCATATAGGAAGGAATCCAAAAGAATCCGGAAGCGGACAGAATTGTTTCATAGGATTGATTCAGGCCATCTATCAAAAACATCCGGATATTCATTCGGTGGTGATTGCCCGCTCGCCCAACATCATGGCTTTTGCCATAACACACAATGAACTGGAGACCAAAACCATACCGGAAAGCTATCTTCAGCTGAGGAATATAAAGAAGATTCCTTTCGAATCCATTTTCAGGCATCCGGAGGAAACGGCAGCAATGTTTTCCGTCAAAATTCCCATTCTTCTCGCGGAAAACAACTGCATCCTCGTAACCGGCAATTCCCTGCTGAATACCTATGACCGTCTGGAGGTGGCAGAATACAGTGCCAGGGCAATCCTGTCTGCCAAAACCCTTGGAGATCTGGTACCCATCAATGATCAGCAAGTCCGCGACATTGAAGTGGCCTTCCATATGAAATAG
- a CDS encoding isocitrate/isopropylmalate family dehydrogenase: MNQQEAIETAKNHLEKVLREQFARIERMKATQDFTDYSKLSPIVIGIVGGDGIGPFITAKAQKILEFLLKEEIDKGKIIFRIIDGLTIENRAGHNKAIPDDVLDELKQCHVILKGPTTTPRAGDPWPNIESANVAMRKELDLFANMRPVKVPEQGIDWTFFRENTEGSYALGSDGIHVNNDLALDFTVTTQEGSYRIIKSAFDYAARNGINKVTVVTKANVVKTTDGKFLDVARQVAKEYPQVEWDDWYIDIMTAKLVDPKRRTQFRVVVLPNLYGDILTDEAAEFQGGVGTAGSANIGTRYAMFEAIHGCAPRMVKEGRAQYADPSSIIRAAGMLLDHIGYQKKAEKLRMALDICSQYEKKMSVTGRENGATGEEFSEYIMATLSDPQLKQKWSAARDSAKM, translated from the coding sequence ATGAACCAGCAGGAAGCAATTGAAACAGCAAAGAATCACCTGGAAAAGGTCCTGAGAGAGCAGTTCGCCCGAATTGAAAGGATGAAAGCCACACAGGATTTCACAGATTACAGTAAGCTGAGCCCCATCGTTATTGGCATCGTGGGCGGGGACGGCATCGGCCCATTTATTACAGCGAAAGCCCAGAAGATATTGGAATTTCTCCTGAAAGAGGAAATTGACAAGGGCAAAATCATCTTTCGGATCATTGACGGTCTGACCATTGAAAACCGTGCCGGACACAATAAAGCCATCCCGGATGATGTACTGGATGAGCTGAAGCAATGTCATGTCATCCTGAAAGGCCCCACCACTACTCCCAGGGCAGGAGATCCCTGGCCCAACATTGAAAGCGCCAATGTGGCCATGCGTAAGGAACTGGATCTGTTTGCCAACATGAGACCGGTGAAGGTACCGGAACAGGGAATCGACTGGACCTTCTTCCGGGAAAACACGGAAGGATCCTACGCCCTCGGCAGTGACGGCATCCACGTCAACAATGATCTGGCGCTGGACTTTACCGTAACAACACAGGAAGGATCCTATCGGATCATCAAATCCGCCTTCGACTATGCCGCAAGGAACGGGATCAATAAAGTCACAGTGGTCACAAAAGCCAATGTGGTGAAAACCACCGACGGCAAATTCCTGGATGTTGCCAGGCAGGTCGCCAAGGAATATCCCCAGGTCGAATGGGACGACTGGTATATCGACATTATGACAGCCAAGCTGGTGGATCCCAAGCGCCGGACCCAGTTCCGGGTCGTGGTGCTGCCCAACCTGTACGGCGACATTCTGACGGACGAAGCGGCTGAATTTCAGGGCGGTGTCGGAACGGCCGGCAGTGCGAACATCGGAACACGCTATGCCATGTTTGAGGCGATACACGGTTGCGCTCCCAGGATGGTGAAAGAAGGCCGCGCCCAATATGCAGATCCCAGCAGTATCATACGGGCTGCCGGAATGCTTTTGGATCATATCGGTTATCAGAAAAAAGCAGAAAAACTCCGGATGGCATTGGATATCTGTAGTCAGTATGAAAAGAAAATGTCCGTCACCGGGCGGGAAAACGGTGCAACCGGGGAAGAATTTTCGGAATATATCATGGCAACCCTGTCCGACCCACAACTGAAACAGAAATGGTCCGCTGCCAGGGATTCCGCAAAAATGTAA
- a CDS encoding spore coat protein, with amino-acid sequence MNMTLTQKEQALLKDQQTHEKICIKKYNNYADHAQDPELKQMFRTYAGQEQQHLNTLDQMMNGQVPNMQQNQQGQQNQQAQQSQQSQQNQLQSQSQQQAGKNPMDNAMQNQSDADLCNDMLMTEKYVSDAYNTAVFEFVNTDARQALNHIQKEEQQHGEGIFNYMNKNGMYQVQ; translated from the coding sequence ATGAATATGACCCTAACACAGAAAGAACAAGCTCTTTTAAAGGATCAGCAGACTCATGAGAAGATTTGCATCAAGAAATACAACAATTATGCAGATCATGCTCAGGATCCCGAACTGAAGCAAATGTTCCGAACCTATGCCGGCCAGGAACAGCAGCATCTGAACACCCTGGATCAGATGATGAATGGACAGGTGCCCAACATGCAGCAAAACCAACAGGGACAGCAGAACCAGCAAGCCCAACAGAGCCAGCAAAGTCAGCAGAACCAGCTGCAGTCCCAGTCACAGCAGCAGGCAGGGAAAAATCCCATGGACAACGCCATGCAGAACCAAAGTGATGCCGATCTCTGCAACGATATGCTGATGACAGAAAAGTACGTCTCGGATGCATACAACACTGCCGTGTTCGAGTTTGTCAACACCGATGCCCGTCAGGCACTGAATCATATTCAAAAAGAGGAACAGCAGCACGGGGAAGGGATCTTCAACTATATGAACAAGAACGGCATGTATCAGGTTCAATAA
- a CDS encoding Gfo/Idh/MocA family oxidoreductase, translating into MKQFRVGLIGCGAISSVHLASLKTAGLAELTAVCDIREDRAKHAAERYGCRYYTDYKEMLDREDLDAVHICTPHYLHPIITVYAANHGVHVLTEKPMSIALADADRMIDACRRNHVTLGVIFQNRYNAGSVLIKKTLESGELGKILSGRLRVNWYRPDTYYSSSDWKGTWDKEGGGVLINQAIHTMDLMGWFMDSPIEYVDANISNRAHAGVQVEDCAEGMVKYRSGAFTIFHALNYYTYDAPIELELHCEKGLAKMVSDKATISFQDGREWSADRNPADTVQADGSVKDYWGISHSKQINDYYESLAKGEKPFLSGEEARKTQELICAIYQSGKEKRRVFV; encoded by the coding sequence ATGAAACAATTCAGGGTCGGGCTCATTGGCTGTGGTGCCATTTCCTCCGTTCATCTGGCATCCCTGAAAACAGCCGGACTTGCAGAGCTGACTGCGGTATGTGATATCCGGGAGGATCGTGCGAAGCATGCCGCTGAGCGTTATGGATGCCGATACTACACGGATTATAAGGAAATGCTGGACAGGGAAGACCTGGATGCCGTGCATATCTGCACACCCCATTATCTGCACCCGATCATTACGGTTTATGCGGCAAACCACGGGGTTCATGTTCTGACGGAGAAACCAATGTCCATTGCCCTGGCGGATGCAGACAGGATGATAGATGCATGCAGACGGAATCATGTCACACTTGGCGTTATTTTTCAGAACCGTTACAATGCAGGATCTGTTCTGATCAAAAAGACATTGGAATCCGGGGAGTTGGGGAAGATTCTTTCCGGAAGGCTCCGGGTCAACTGGTATCGTCCGGATACCTACTACAGCAGCAGCGACTGGAAAGGTACCTGGGACAAGGAGGGCGGAGGCGTTCTCATCAACCAGGCCATTCATACCATGGACCTGATGGGATGGTTTATGGATTCCCCCATTGAATATGTGGATGCCAACATCAGCAATCGCGCCCATGCGGGAGTGCAGGTCGAAGATTGTGCCGAAGGAATGGTGAAGTATCGGAGCGGGGCATTTACGATTTTTCACGCCCTGAATTATTATACCTATGATGCGCCCATTGAACTGGAGCTTCACTGTGAAAAGGGACTGGCAAAGATGGTTTCCGATAAAGCAACCATAAGCTTTCAGGATGGAAGGGAATGGTCTGCCGATCGGAATCCTGCCGATACCGTTCAGGCAGATGGGTCGGTAAAGGATTACTGGGGGATCAGCCACTCCAAACAGATCAATGACTATTACGAATCCCTTGCAAAAGGGGAGAAGCCTTTCCTGAGCGGAGAGGAAGCAAGAAAGACGCAGGAGCTGATCTGTGCTATATACCAATCCGGAAAGGAAAAAAGAAGGGTTTTTGTATAA
- a CDS encoding sugar phosphate isomerase/epimerase, whose product MKQTEQFKIGVMVDSFRVGITEGIKKAAEIGAEGIQIYATNGEMAPQNLNAARRREILDRIKSSGLVVSALCGDMGGHGFAVAKDNPARVEQSKRIMDLAKDLETDVVTTHIGVIPSDPGQDQYRILQDALGAMGEYGDEVGAHFAIETGPEKATVLKGFLDSLSSGGVRVNLDPANLVMITDEDPVEAVHILKDDIVHTHAKDGVMKQKTDPERIYNFFAEGGIEDLRLEDYFLETPLGQGDVDFPKYLKALEEAGFHGFLTIEREVGKQPEKDIRLAVDFLKDILR is encoded by the coding sequence ATGAAGCAAACGGAACAGTTTAAAATCGGTGTGATGGTGGATTCGTTCCGCGTGGGCATTACGGAAGGAATCAAAAAGGCAGCGGAAATCGGCGCAGAGGGGATTCAGATTTATGCCACCAATGGGGAAATGGCTCCTCAGAACCTGAATGCCGCCAGGCGGAGGGAAATTCTGGACCGGATCAAATCCAGCGGACTGGTTGTGTCGGCACTTTGCGGGGATATGGGAGGACATGGGTTTGCCGTAGCAAAGGACAATCCTGCCCGGGTGGAGCAGTCCAAAAGGATCATGGATCTGGCAAAGGATCTGGAAACCGACGTGGTTACCACTCATATCGGAGTCATTCCTTCAGACCCCGGTCAGGACCAGTACAGGATCCTGCAGGATGCCCTCGGTGCCATGGGGGAGTATGGGGATGAAGTGGGAGCCCATTTTGCCATCGAAACCGGTCCGGAGAAGGCCACCGTGCTGAAGGGATTTCTGGACAGTCTTTCTTCCGGCGGAGTCCGGGTCAACCTGGATCCTGCCAATCTGGTGATGATAACGGATGAGGATCCTGTGGAAGCGGTTCATATCCTGAAGGACGATATTGTTCATACCCATGCCAAGGATGGCGTCATGAAGCAGAAAACGGACCCGGAGCGAATCTACAATTTCTTTGCGGAGGGCGGCATTGAGGATCTCCGCCTGGAAGATTATTTCCTGGAAACTCCTCTGGGACAAGGCGATGTGGATTTTCCGAAATATTTGAAAGCACTGGAGGAGGCTGGTTTTCACGGATTTCTCACCATAGAGAGGGAAGTGGGTAAACAGCCGGAAAAGGATATCAGGCTGGCAGTGGACTTTTTGAAGGATATTCTTCGTTAG
- the dut gene encoding dUTP diphosphatase, which produces MKLKIKRLNPNAKLPEYAHPGDAGLDLFSVEQVNIEPGCSRLLHTGIAMELPKGTEAQVRPRSGLALRNQITLLNSPGTIDEGYRGEVCVILINHGKKTFHVTIGMKIAQMVLQHVLQAEVEECGDLSGSQRGKKGFGSTGV; this is translated from the coding sequence ATGAAACTGAAAATCAAACGGCTCAACCCGAATGCAAAGCTTCCGGAATATGCCCATCCGGGAGACGCCGGACTGGATCTCTTTTCCGTAGAGCAAGTGAATATTGAGCCGGGCTGCTCCAGGCTGCTCCATACAGGGATCGCCATGGAGCTTCCCAAAGGCACGGAAGCACAGGTTCGTCCGAGGAGCGGCCTGGCTCTCCGGAATCAGATCACGCTTTTGAATTCGCCCGGTACCATTGATGAAGGATATCGCGGGGAAGTCTGTGTGATCCTGATCAATCACGGAAAAAAGACCTTTCATGTAACGATTGGAATGAAAATTGCCCAGATGGTCCTCCAGCATGTGCTTCAGGCAGAAGTGGAGGAATGCGGGGATTTGTCCGGCAGCCAAAGAGGGAAGAAGGGGTTCGGTTCCACCGGAGTCTGA